The DNA window CACCTGGCGAGCCGGCGCACGGGCGTGCCGGCCGCCGGTGCGCCGGCCGCCGTCTCCTCGAGCTGGAACCTGTCGACGACGCCGGCCAGGTGGTCGGCCTGCATGCGCAGCGACTGTGCGGCCTCGGTGGCCTGTTCGACCAGCGCGGCGTTGCGCACCGTCATCTCATCGAGCTGGCCGATGGCTTTGCCCACCGATTCGATGTCGCTGCTCTGGGCCCGCGTGACGCTCGAGATATCCTGCATGATCGCCGACACGCGGGCGATGCCGGTGACGACCTCCTTCATCGTGGTCCCCGCCGCGCCGACGAGTACGGTGCCGGTGTCGACCTTGGCCACCGAATCCTCGATCAACTGTTTGACTTCCTTCGCGGCGGCGGCTGAACGGTGCGCCAGGCTGCGCACTTCGCTGGCGACGACCGCGAAGCCACGCCCCTGTTCGCCGGCGCGTGCCGCTTCCACCGCCGCATTCAGCGCCAGGATATTGGTCTGGAACGCGATGCCATCGATGACGGCGATGATGTCGACGATCTTCTTCGACGACGCGCCGATCAGGTTCATCGTAGCGACGATGCTGTCCACCGCCTCGCCGCCCTGGCGCGACACATCCGACGCCTGCCGCGACAGCGTGCTGGCTTCCTCCGCATAGCCCGCATTGGCACGCACCGAGCCGACCAGTTGCTCCATCGAGGCCGCAACCCGCGCCAGCGCGCCGGCCTGCGCCTCGGTGCGGTCCGACAGGTCGGCATTGCCGGCGGCGATGCCGGCCGAAGCCGAGGTGATCGCCACCGTACCGCTGCGCACATCCGTCACGATGCCGGCCAGGCCATCGCGCATCGTGCCCATCGCATGCAGCAGGCTTTTCGGATGGGCGCCGCCCGTCTCCACGGGACGGTGCAGCTCGCCGCGGGCGATGGCGCGCGCCACACCGGCCGCATAGCCTGGTTCGCCGCCCAGTTGGCGCAGCAGGCCGCGCACGATGGCGGTACCGACCAGCACGCACAGCAGGGCGCTGACGATGGCCAGCGTGCCGATCCACCAGCCTGCCGTATCGGCCTTCTCGGCGGCGGCATCGGTCGCCACGCGGTTACGCTCTTTCAGCTCGTTCATCAGCACATCGATGTCGGCCACGATGGTGCGGCGCAGCGGGCTGCACTCCTCCATGAGGAAGGTGCCGTACTGTTCCATCTCGCCGGCCACGCGGTATTTGCGCGGGCGTTCGAGTTCGCGCGCCATCTGCAGCATGCCATCGCGCACCTTCGTGAACTTCGGATTGTCACGCAACAGCGGCTCCAGCCTGCCCAGTTCCGCCAGGTACAACGCCTTCTCGCGGTCGAGGATGTCGAGTTCGCGCATGGCTGCATCGTCATCGCGGAAGATGTAGGCATTGCGCGCCGCCATGCCGGTCTGCGCCAGCGCTTCGCGCGCGTTGACGAGCGGGTCGAACTCCAGGCGCCGCAAATCGTTCGCGTTGTCGAGCGCGGCATCGATCTGGTTGACGCGCGAAATGGCCACGAGGGCAAGGATGGCGGTAAACAGCATGACCAGCGCAAACGCGGAATAGAGCTTGGTGGCGATACTGGCGTGACGGTAGGTGAGCATGGCGGGCTTTGAATTTGACGGATTTGATTGAAATCATGCCTCAATAATTTCCATCAATCAACACAAATTGCTGAATTTAAGGATTTGTTGTGCGTTCCCATCAAAATCGTCAAATTGCCTTGCCAGCCCGTATACTGTTGCCTCACAAGGTTGCACCATGAACACTACCGACGACCCGATTCTCACCACCACTGCCGCGGCGCGCCTGCTGGGCGTTGCCACCAGTACTGTCCAGACGTGGATGGAAAGCGGCGCGATCGCCTCCTGGAAAACACCCGGCGGGCACCGCCGCACCCGGCTTTCCGCCATCCAGGGTCTGCTGGAGCGTTCCCCCGGCCAGCCTTCGGCCACCGTCGGGCAGGCCATCGAGGCGGCGCTGTCGCCGGCATCGCCCCCCTTGTCTTCCTTATCCCCCTTGTCCGCCGAATTTTCGCCGCGTCGGGCGCCGGCCTATCCAGCGGGCAGGGACGAGGCGACGCGGCTGGTGGCGCTGTCCGCCTCCGGCCTCGTCGACACGCCGCCCGAGGCCCGCTTCGACCGCATCGTGCGTCTCGCCGCGCAGGTGACCGGCTCGCCGATCGCGCTCGTGTCGCTGCTCACTTCGACCCGGCAGTGGTTCAAGGCGCGCGTGGGGCTGGACGCGCAGGAAACGCCGCGCGAGTGGGCGTTCTGCTCGCACGCCATCCTGGGCGGCGAACCGTTCGTGGTGGAAGATGCGGCAGCCGACCCGCGTTTCCGCGACAACCCGCTCGTGCAGGGCGATCCGAAGATCCGCTTCTATGCGGGCGTGCCGCTGCGTGACCCGGAGGGCCAGGCGCTCGGCACACTGTGCGTGATCGACCGCGAACCGCGCAAGCTGCGCAGCGCCGAACTGCAGGCGCTGATCGACCTTGCCGATATCGCTTCGGAAGAAGTAAGCAAGAAGTAACCCCACCGTTGCCACACCCCAAAACCGGGGACGTACCCTGGTTTTGAGGAAAAACCAGGGACGTACCCCTGTTTAATGGAAACTGTGTCGATGTTGCCTCTAAACAGGGGTACGTCCCCAGTTTTGCCGAGCGGTTATGTATCAGTGGCCGCCGGCCTTGCCGGGCTCGGTCGCTTGCGGCAGGTTGGCCGCCTCGCCATGCGGCTGGTCGGCGTGCGGATGGTCCTTGTGGCGCAGCTTGCGCACCATGCGCCCGAGCCAGTGCTCGATGTCGTCGACGTACGTGAACACGGCCGGCACTACCAGAAGGCTCAGCAAGGTGGACGTGATCAGGCCGCCGATCACCGTGATCGCCATCGGCGCGCGGAAGCTGGGGTCGGCGCCCAGGCCAAGCGCCAGCGGCATCATGCCGGCGCCCATCGCGATCGTCGTCATCAGGATCGGGCGGCTCCGCTTGTGGCACGCATCCACCAGCGCCTCGGTGCGCGTCATGCCGGCGTCGCGCGCCAGGATCGCGTAGTCGACCAGCAGGATCGAGTTCTTCGTCACGATCCCCATCAGCATGATCAGGCCGATCATCGACGGCATCGAGAGCGCGCTGCCGGTGATGAGCAGCAGCACGATGGCGCCGCCGATGGACAATGGCAGCGCGGCCAGGATCGTCACCGGCTGCATGAAGTCCTTGAACAGCAGTACCAGCACGCCATAGATGCACAGCACGCCGATCGCCATCGCGATGCCGAAGCTGGCGAACAGCGACGCCATTTCCTGTGCATCGCCCAGTTCGGCGATGCGCACGTTCGGCGGCAGGTTGGCCAGCGAAGGCAGCTTGCGCGCCTCGGCGTTCAGTTCGCCCAGCGTGCGGCTGCCCAGTTCCACGTCCAGCGTCACGTTGCGGCTGCGGTTCAGGCGGTCGATCTGCGCCGGGCCCGATTCCATCGTGATCGTGGCCACGTTGGCCAGCAGCACGGGGCCGTTCCGGCCCGGCACGGTCAGGCGGCCGATCGCGTCGAGGTCGGCGCGCACGTAATCGGGCAGCTTCACGCGGATCGGTACCTGGCGTTCCGGCAGGTTCATTTTCGTGAGGTCGAAGTCGTAGTCGCCGGCCGTGGCCACGCGCACCGTTTCGCCGATCGACGCGGCCGTTACGCCCAGGTCGGCGGCGCGGGCGAAGTCGGGGCGCACGATGATCTCCGGCCGCACCAGCGACGCCGACGACGTCACGTTGCCGATGCCGGACAAGGTGCGCAGCTCGCGCTCGGCACGGCGCGCGGCCGCGATCAGCGCATCGGGATCTTCCGACTGCAGCACGAGCTGCATCTTCACGCCGGTATCGGGCGGGCCCACCGTGAAGCGGGCGCCGGCGATATTGGCCAGCTGGCGGCGCAGCAGCGAATCGATTTCCGCCATCGTTTCATCGCGGTCGGTGCGGTGCACGGTGGTGATCGTCAGCACCGCGCGGCGTGCCTCGGCCGCGGCGCCGGGCGCGAACGCATCGCCGGAAGAACCGCCGCCGATCGAACTGAACACACCGGTCACCCCGGGCACCCGCATCGCGGCCAGGCGTGCCTGCTCGGCCACTTCACGCGTTTGCGCCAGCGTGGAGCCGGGCGGCAGTTCGGCGTTCACCTGCGTCTGCGCGCGGTCGGCCGGCGGCACGAAGCCGGTTGGCAGCAGCCCCACCAGCATGATCGAGCAGACAAAGAAGATGGCCGACGCCAGCGCGGTGAACATGCGGTGCTTCAGGCACCATTTCATGGTGCGCATGTAGCGCGACATGATCGGACCGTCTTCTTCCACGTGGCCCGGATGCTTCGGCTTGTGCGGTTTCAGCAGGTAGGCGGCCATCATCGGCGTCAGCAGCCGCGCCACCACCAGCGACGCCAGCACGGCCAGCACGGCGGTCCAGCCGAACTGCTTGAAGAACTTGCCGGGAATGCCGCCCATGAACGCGGTCGGCAGGAACACGGCCACCAGCGCGAACGTGGTGGCGATGACCGCCATGCCGATTTCGTCGGCAGCTTCCAGCGCCGCCTGCATCGGCGTCTTGCCCATGGCCAGGTGGCGCTCGATGTTCTCGATTTCCACGATCGCATCGTCGACCAGCACGCCCACGACGAGCGCCAGCGACAGCAGCGTGACCGTGTTCAGCGTGTAGCCGAACCAGTAGATGCCGAGGAAGGCGGGCAGCACGGACAACGGCAGCGCGGCCGATGCCACCAGCGTGGCGCGCCAGTCGCGCAGGAACCAGAACACCACGATCACGGCCAGGATCGCGCCTTCGTACAGCAGCTCCATCGAGCCCTCGAAGTTCTCCTCGACGGGGAAGGCGTTGTCGATCACCTGCTTCAGTTCCAGGTTCGGATGCGCCTTGCGCAGTTCCTCCACCGCTTCCTGCACGCCGTCCTCCACCGCCGTTTCGCTGGCGCCCTTGGTGCGGAACACTTCGAATGCCACCACCGGCTTGCCGTCCTGCGTGGCGATCGCGCGCGGTTCGGCGATCGTGTCGGTCACTTTCGCCACCTGGTCGAGGCGCACGTGGCGGCCATCGCCCAGCGGGATGTCCATGCGCGCCAGTTCCTGGGCCGACTGCACGGTGCCGATCGTGCGCACCGACTGCTCCGCGCCGGACACGTCACCGCGGCCGCCCGGGGCTTCGCGCTGCACCAGCCGCAGCTGGCGCGACACGTCGAGCGCCGACACGCGCAGCGCGGCCATCTGGGCGTCGTCCAGTTCCACGCGGATCTCGCGGTCCACGCCGCCCACGCGGTTGACGGAACCCACGCCGGGCACCGTCAGCAGACGCTTCGCCACGGTGTTATCGACGAACCACGACAGGTCGGCATCGTCGACGGGCGTGGAGCCCGGCTTGTTCACGGCAACGTACGTGGTGATCACCCGGCCGGCCGTGGACACCTTGCTGACGACGGGTTCGCGCAGTTCGGCCGGCATGTCGGCGCGCACCTGCGACACGGCGTCGCGCACTTCGTTGACACCGTCCGAGATGTTCTTTTCAAGGATGAACTCCACGGTGATCGTGGCCACGCCGTCGAGCACCTTGGTGTAGATGTTCTTCACGCCTTGCAGCGTGGCGACCGAATCCTCGATCTTGCGCGCAACCTCGGTTTCCAGCTGCGCCGGGGCGGCGCCCGGCAGCGAGGCGCTGACCGTCACGATCGGCAGTTCGATGTCCGGAAAGTCCTGCACCGGGTTGGCCTTGTAGGCCATCAGGCCGGCCAGCGTGAGCAGCACGAACAGCATGATCGCCGGAATCGGATTCCGGATCGACAGGGCGGAAAAGTTCATCGCGGCTCCTTAATTCGCGGCGCGCTGGTTTGCCGCGGGTGACGTGGCCGCAGCCGCCGGCCCTGCATTGGCAACCCGCACCAGGTCGCCATCGTTCAGGAAGCCGGCACCGTTCTGCACCACCTGCATGCCGTCGCCCACGCCGGACAGGATCTCGATCCGGTCGCCCATGCGCCGTCCCGTCTGCACCTTCAGCTGGCTCACGCGCGAATCGGCATTGAGCCGGAACACGTAGGGGAAGCCATCCCGTACCACCACGGCCGGCTGCGGCAGGGTCAGCGCGCCCGAGGTGCCCAGCTCGAAGTGGCCGCTGGCATACATGCCGGCCTTGAACGGTGCATTGCTGCGGGTATCCGGTGGCAGGTCCACATAGACCAGCGCGGAACGCGTCTGCGGGTCGATGGTGGGGGCGATCATCCGCACCTTGCCTTTCAGCTCGCTGCCGTTGGCCGCCTTCACCGTGACCGTGCCACCGATGCGGATGTTCTTCAGCTCCGCCGCCGTCACCTCGGCACGCCATTCGAGACGGCCCTGGCGGATCATGCGGAACAGTTCCGTGCCGGCGCCCACCACCGAGCCCACCGTGGCGCTGCGCGCCGAGATCACGCCGCTGTCCGGCGCCACCACCTGCGTGTATTTCTGTCGCAACTGCTGCGAGGCCAGGGCCGCGCGGGCCGACTCGATGCGTGCGTTGGCCGTCTGCTCGGCCGTCAGGTATTGCGAGACCTGCTGCTCGGACAGCGCGCCCGACGCCTGCACGGCGCGTGCCCGCTTCGCATTGGCCTGGGCCTCGGCGGCATTGGCCCGTGCCTCGGCCAGCGCGGCTTTCGCCTGCGCCACGTCGGCGTTCACGGTATCGGCCGAGAACACGGCCAGCACCTGGCCTTTTTTCACCACGTCGCCCACGTTGACGCGCACCTCGGTCAGCCGCAGGCCGTTCGACTCGCTGCCGAGCGAGGCTTCCTGCCACGCCGCCACATTGCCGTTCGCGGTGAGCCGCAGTGGCAGCGTGGCCTGCTGCGGCCGGGTGGTGGACACGGTCAGCGCCGGCGTGGCGGCCGGTTTCTTTTCATCGGCCGCGGTGGAGGAGGGGCTGTACAGCGTGACGCCGGCGGTGCCCACGGCAAGCGCGGCCAGCAGTACCAGCGCGAGCGGCTGCTTGACCACGTTGGTGCCAAACTGCGTGCCCGGCTTTGCACCCGACGCTGTGCTCGACTTCGTTTTCGGATTGGTCATGTTCTTTTTCATGGATTGCTCGCGTTGGTCATCACGGATGCGTTCGAATTGTCGCGGTTCCAGCCGCCGCCGGCCGCGCGGTACAGCGCGATCCAGGCGGCGCTGCGTTCGCGCTGCACGGCGATCATCGCGTTCTCGGCGGCGAGGCGGGTGCGGCGCGCGTCTTCCAGCTGCAGCAGGCTGCCCATGCCGTTCCTGTACAGGTCTTCGGCCGCCGTGAACGATGCGCGGTAGCCTTCCAGCGCGGCCTGCGCCTGCACGGCGCGCAGGTCGGTGCCCTGCAGGTTGACGAGCGCCTGTTCGACTTCGCTGACGGCCTGCCGCACGCTGCCGCGGTAGCTGGTCACGGCCGCTTCGTAGCGCTCCTGCGCCGCCGCGACGGCGGCGCGGCGCCGGCCGGCATCGAAGATGGGCAGGGTCACCTGCACCGGGCCGATCGTCCACGTATTGGCGGTCACGCTTTCCCCGGCGGCGCGGATCTGGCCGCGACCGATCGCGCCGGAGATGCCCAGCCGCGGATAGCGCTGGGCGCGGGCGCCGGCCACTTCGAAGCTGGCCGCGGCCACTTCGCGCTCGGCATTGAACACGTCCGGCCGCTGGGCCAGCGTCTGGGCCGGCAAGGCGTCGATACCGATGCCCTGCGCCGGCGACAGGTCGGCGGCGCCGGCCGCCAGCCGGCTGCGCAGCTCTGGTTCAGGGACCGCGGTCAGCGCGACCAGCGTCTTCACGTCCACCTCGCACTGGGCACGCTGTGCGATTTCGCGGTTGGCACCATCGGCCGCGCTGGCGCGGGCCAGCGCCAGGCTGGCGGGCGCCTCGAAGCCCGCCTGCGCCGTCAGTTCCGTCAGCCGCGCGGTATCGGCGCGCGAGGCGGCATCCTGGCGTGCCACGTCGAGCAAGCGCTCGCAGGCGCGCAGCTGGTAATACGTGTTCGCGGTATCGGCCGCCACGGAGACGCGTGCATCGTGCCAGCCTGCCTGCGCGCCCTCGTAGCGGGCCTGCGCCGCATCGCGCACGGCGCGGTTGGCGCCAAAGATGTCGATTTCCCACGACGCCTGCAGGTAGCCCTGCGACGTCGTGTTGGTGGGCATCGCGGCGCTTTGCTGGCTGGCGCGGGTGGACGTGAGCGCCGCGTCGACTGTCGGTGCCAGCGCCGCGCCGGCGGCCACGCGCTGTTCGCGCGCCTGCGCCAGCCGGCTGCGTGCCGCGGCCACCGTGGGGCTCGCCACCTGCGCTGCCTCCACCAGCTCCGCCAGCAGCGGGTCGCCCTGGCCGCGCCACCAGCCGGACAATTGGGTGACCGTTCCCCCGTGGGGCAAGGGCGCATGCCATTGCGCTGGTTCCTTCGACTCGACGACCGGCGGCGGACCGGACAGCGCGCAGCCGCCCAGCGCCAGCGCGACCGCCAGCGTCATTGCCAGCTTCGTCGTCGACTTCATGATCGGTGCTGCTGGATTCATGCTGCTCCTTTCCTTCTTTTTTCGTGTTCGGCGGTGACGATCGCCTCGGCATAGTCGACCAGCCGCGGTATCCATTCCTGCAATGCGTGCGGTGCCGCCACCAGCTGCGGCGTGACGGCGGCAACGATGTCCTGCGAGATCATCAGGTGCGCGCCCAGGGCCGCCACGCCATGCACCAGCCGGCGCACCTCGTCGTCCACCGCCACGTCGAGGTGGCGCGCGAGCACGGCGGCCAGCGCCTCGAACTCGGGGCGGATGCCGTTATCGATCTCGTTCTGCCAGATGCCGGTGGGTTCCAGCACTTCGCGCAGCCACATGCGCAGGCGCAACTGGGCGATGTCGCCTTCCATCATCGGCGCCAGCAACTGCGTGTAGTAACCGTGCAGCATCTCGCGCAGCGTGAAGCCGGGCTGGTCGAACTGGGCGATGTTCTTTTCCGGCGGTGGCATGAAGTCCGTCAGCGCCGCGCGGTACAGGCCCGCCTTGTCGCCGAAGTAATAGGCGATCGCCGCTACGTTGGCGCCCGCCGCCAGGGCGATCTCCCGGGTGGACGTGGCATTGAATCCCTGCGCGGCGAACAGCCGCATGGCCGCCCCCAGCAGGCGCTCGCGCGACTGTTCGCCATCCGAACGGATCTTGCGTATGTGTTTTTCTGACATCCCTCGATTAAATCATAGATTTAAAACGATTGATATAAGTAAGTCATTCGTTTGAACAAGACGCTGTGCGCTTGCTGGATGGCCGGCGTTACTGGACGGCGCTGCGGGATGGAAGATGGTGCGACGGTACCGGTGCGTCATCGGACGCGCGGCAAAAGGAAAGTGACGGGCTGGCACCGGGGTCAGACCCCAATCATGGGAAATATTGCCAGGATTTGGGGTCTGACCCCGGTTTCTGGAAATATAGCGGGATATACGGGCAAAAAAATGCCCGCGAGCCAGGGGCTGCGGGCGAGGTCCAATTGTTCGGAGAACGCTTGGAGGAGACGGTTCCAATATAGCTTGGTATATGTTGCGCTGCAATACCGTAAAACTACCGTGCGCGCGCCCCCTCTGGATCGGAAGCGTTTCCAGCGGTTATGTGCACTGCAACAAAATTTGGTGTCGGCGGCCTGCGGCAAATATCCCAAAGCGTAAATTCGGAATCACCAAGAGTTCTTCAGCTGAGCTGACGCGACAGGAATGCAAGCGGCGCGACAATGCTCTCCGCAAAAATATTTTGCGGTTGCGTAAAACATACGCGACTATTGGAAGGTATAGCGACCGCCCCGGCCAGGCAGCGGTCTTGTCCGTTTACTGTGCTTTGAGTTGCAGCGTGAACGTGCTGCCTTTGCCGAACTCGCTGCTGAAGAACAGCGAGCCGCCGAGCACGTTGGCAAGGTTCTGGCACAGATAAAGGCCGAGGCCGGCGCCTTCGGCATGGCGAGTCGAGGTGGAATCGAGTTGCGAGAATGCCTGGAACAGCTTGGCCTGGTCCTCGTCGCGGATGCCGGCCCCCGTGTCGGACACGGAAAATTCCGCCGCCGTGCCGCCCCCATCGAGGGTGCGCCGCGCCAGGGTCACGCGCACGGTGCCTTTTTCAGTGAACTTGATGGCGTTGTTGGCCAGGTTGATGAGGATTTGCGTGAGCGCACGGCGGTCGGTGTCGATGGAGACCGGCTGTTCGTCCAGCACCACTTCCAGTGCCAGCCCTTTTTGCGCCGCAAGCGGGCGCAGTGTTTCAGCCACCTGGCGCACCAAGTCCTGGCATTGCACGTGCTCGATCGACAGCGTGACCTTGCCCGCTTCGATCTTGGCCACGTCGAGGATGTCGTTGATGAGCGAAAGCAGGTGGCGCGCCGAACCGCGAATGGTGTTCAGCTGCTTTTCCTGCTCGTCCGTCAGCGGCCCGGGCAGCTTCATCAGCAAAGCGCCCGTGAAGCCGATGATGGCGTTCAGCGGCGTGCGCAACTCGTGCGACATATTGGCGATGAAGGCCGATTTCGTCCGGCTGGCCTCGCCCAGTTCCACGTTCTTCAGCGCGATCTCGCGGTTGATCGTTTCCAGCTGCCCGGCATGGTGTGCGAGGCGCATGTTCAGTTCGATCACCTGGCGCTCGCGCGCCTGCAGTTCGCTGTTGACCTGCACCGCCTGCTCATAAGTGGAGATCAGCAGGTCGAGGATCTGCTGGCGCTCGGCATTGATGAAGTGCTTCTGCTCGCCCAGGTAGAGGGCGATGCCCACTTCCATGTTCTGGTCCTTGCGCAGCTTCTGGTTGACCAGCATGTGGCCGATGCGGTTGAGCAGGTAGTCTTCCGCATAGGGCTTGCGGATAAAATTGTCGGCGCCGCATTCGATGCCGCGGATGATGTCCTTCGGGTCGTTCAGCGACGTGACGAGGATGACGGGAATGTCGCGCATCGCCGGATCGGTCTTGATCGCACGGCACAATTCGTAGCCATCCATTTCCGGCATCACGATGTCCGACAGCACCAGGTGCGGCTTGCGTTCGGCGATCGCCGCCAGCGCCAGCCGGCCGTTGCCGGCCACCCGCGCCTTGTACTTGACCGACTGGATCAGGCGGCGCAGCCGCTCGGCCTGCGTGGGGCTGTCCTCGACGATCAGGATCTCGATTTCGCCCGGTTCGATTTCGTAGGTGGAGTCCACTCGTTTGCCCTGTGCTGTCATCCGGTTTGGTGTGTCCGACTATAAATGAAATGCGGGGCCGGCGGCGCCCGCGCGACTACGGTGTTCAGGCATCCCCGCCCCGGGCGGCGGCTTGCGCTTCTGCCGGCATCTCCGCCTGCACCTCGCCCTGGAAACCGCCCGCACGGTACGTGACCACCAGCGTATCGCGGTGGCCATGCGCGGCCACCGGCTGGATCGGCGTCGATTCGTGGATCACGGT is part of the Pseudoduganella lutea genome and encodes:
- a CDS encoding methyl-accepting chemotaxis protein; this encodes MLTYRHASIATKLYSAFALVMLFTAILALVAISRVNQIDAALDNANDLRRLEFDPLVNAREALAQTGMAARNAYIFRDDDAAMRELDILDREKALYLAELGRLEPLLRDNPKFTKVRDGMLQMARELERPRKYRVAGEMEQYGTFLMEECSPLRRTIVADIDVLMNELKERNRVATDAAAEKADTAGWWIGTLAIVSALLCVLVGTAIVRGLLRQLGGEPGYAAGVARAIARGELHRPVETGGAHPKSLLHAMGTMRDGLAGIVTDVRSGTVAITSASAGIAAGNADLSDRTEAQAGALARVAASMEQLVGSVRANAGYAEEASTLSRQASDVSRQGGEAVDSIVATMNLIGASSKKIVDIIAVIDGIAFQTNILALNAAVEAARAGEQGRGFAVVASEVRSLAHRSAAAAKEVKQLIEDSVAKVDTGTVLVGAAGTTMKEVVTGIARVSAIMQDISSVTRAQSSDIESVGKAIGQLDEMTVRNAALVEQATEAAQSLRMQADHLAGVVDRFQLEETAAGAPAAGTPVRRLAR
- a CDS encoding efflux transporter outer membrane subunit, whose protein sequence is MNPAAPIMKSTTKLAMTLAVALALGGCALSGPPPVVESKEPAQWHAPLPHGGTVTQLSGWWRGQGDPLLAELVEAAQVASPTVAAARSRLAQAREQRVAAGAALAPTVDAALTSTRASQQSAAMPTNTTSQGYLQASWEIDIFGANRAVRDAAQARYEGAQAGWHDARVSVAADTANTYYQLRACERLLDVARQDAASRADTARLTELTAQAGFEAPASLALARASAADGANREIAQRAQCEVDVKTLVALTAVPEPELRSRLAAGAADLSPAQGIGIDALPAQTLAQRPDVFNAEREVAAASFEVAGARAQRYPRLGISGAIGRGQIRAAGESVTANTWTIGPVQVTLPIFDAGRRRAAVAAAQERYEAAVTSYRGSVRQAVSEVEQALVNLQGTDLRAVQAQAALEGYRASFTAAEDLYRNGMGSLLQLEDARRTRLAAENAMIAVQRERSAAWIALYRAAGGGWNRDNSNASVMTNASNP
- a CDS encoding CerR family C-terminal domain-containing protein; the protein is MSEKHIRKIRSDGEQSRERLLGAAMRLFAAQGFNATSTREIALAAGANVAAIAYYFGDKAGLYRAALTDFMPPPEKNIAQFDQPGFTLREMLHGYYTQLLAPMMEGDIAQLRLRMWLREVLEPTGIWQNEIDNGIRPEFEALAAVLARHLDVAVDDEVRRLVHGVAALGAHLMISQDIVAAVTPQLVAAPHALQEWIPRLVDYAEAIVTAEHEKRRKGAA
- a CDS encoding efflux RND transporter periplasmic adaptor subunit, whose amino-acid sequence is MTNPKTKSSTASGAKPGTQFGTNVVKQPLALVLLAALAVGTAGVTLYSPSSTAADEKKPAATPALTVSTTRPQQATLPLRLTANGNVAAWQEASLGSESNGLRLTEVRVNVGDVVKKGQVLAVFSADTVNADVAQAKAALAEARANAAEAQANAKRARAVQASGALSEQQVSQYLTAEQTANARIESARAALASQQLRQKYTQVVAPDSGVISARSATVGSVVGAGTELFRMIRQGRLEWRAEVTAAELKNIRIGGTVTVKAANGSELKGKVRMIAPTIDPQTRSALVYVDLPPDTRSNAPFKAGMYASGHFELGTSGALTLPQPAVVVRDGFPYVFRLNADSRVSQLKVQTGRRMGDRIEILSGVGDGMQVVQNGAGFLNDGDLVRVANAGPAAAATSPAANQRAAN
- a CDS encoding hybrid sensor histidine kinase/response regulator, translated to MDSTYEIEPGEIEILIVEDSPTQAERLRRLIQSVKYKARVAGNGRLALAAIAERKPHLVLSDIVMPEMDGYELCRAIKTDPAMRDIPVILVTSLNDPKDIIRGIECGADNFIRKPYAEDYLLNRIGHMLVNQKLRKDQNMEVGIALYLGEQKHFINAERQQILDLLISTYEQAVQVNSELQARERQVIELNMRLAHHAGQLETINREIALKNVELGEASRTKSAFIANMSHELRTPLNAIIGFTGALLMKLPGPLTDEQEKQLNTIRGSARHLLSLINDILDVAKIEAGKVTLSIEHVQCQDLVRQVAETLRPLAAQKGLALEVVLDEQPVSIDTDRRALTQILINLANNAIKFTEKGTVRVTLARRTLDGGGTAAEFSVSDTGAGIRDEDQAKLFQAFSQLDSTSTRHAEGAGLGLYLCQNLANVLGGSLFFSSEFGKGSTFTLQLKAQ
- a CDS encoding efflux RND transporter permease subunit, coding for MNFSALSIRNPIPAIMLFVLLTLAGLMAYKANPVQDFPDIELPIVTVSASLPGAAPAQLETEVARKIEDSVATLQGVKNIYTKVLDGVATITVEFILEKNISDGVNEVRDAVSQVRADMPAELREPVVSKVSTAGRVITTYVAVNKPGSTPVDDADLSWFVDNTVAKRLLTVPGVGSVNRVGGVDREIRVELDDAQMAALRVSALDVSRQLRLVQREAPGGRGDVSGAEQSVRTIGTVQSAQELARMDIPLGDGRHVRLDQVAKVTDTIAEPRAIATQDGKPVVAFEVFRTKGASETAVEDGVQEAVEELRKAHPNLELKQVIDNAFPVEENFEGSMELLYEGAILAVIVVFWFLRDWRATLVASAALPLSVLPAFLGIYWFGYTLNTVTLLSLALVVGVLVDDAIVEIENIERHLAMGKTPMQAALEAADEIGMAVIATTFALVAVFLPTAFMGGIPGKFFKQFGWTAVLAVLASLVVARLLTPMMAAYLLKPHKPKHPGHVEEDGPIMSRYMRTMKWCLKHRMFTALASAIFFVCSIMLVGLLPTGFVPPADRAQTQVNAELPPGSTLAQTREVAEQARLAAMRVPGVTGVFSSIGGGSSGDAFAPGAAAEARRAVLTITTVHRTDRDETMAEIDSLLRRQLANIAGARFTVGPPDTGVKMQLVLQSEDPDALIAAARRAERELRTLSGIGNVTSSASLVRPEIIVRPDFARAADLGVTAASIGETVRVATAGDYDFDLTKMNLPERQVPIRVKLPDYVRADLDAIGRLTVPGRNGPVLLANVATITMESGPAQIDRLNRSRNVTLDVELGSRTLGELNAEARKLPSLANLPPNVRIAELGDAQEMASLFASFGIAMAIGVLCIYGVLVLLFKDFMQPVTILAALPLSIGGAIVLLLITGSALSMPSMIGLIMLMGIVTKNSILLVDYAILARDAGMTRTEALVDACHKRSRPILMTTIAMGAGMMPLALGLGADPSFRAPMAITVIGGLITSTLLSLLVVPAVFTYVDDIEHWLGRMVRKLRHKDHPHADQPHGEAANLPQATEPGKAGGH
- a CDS encoding GAF domain-containing protein, translated to MNTTDDPILTTTAAARLLGVATSTVQTWMESGAIASWKTPGGHRRTRLSAIQGLLERSPGQPSATVGQAIEAALSPASPPLSSLSPLSAEFSPRRAPAYPAGRDEATRLVALSASGLVDTPPEARFDRIVRLAAQVTGSPIALVSLLTSTRQWFKARVGLDAQETPREWAFCSHAILGGEPFVVEDAAADPRFRDNPLVQGDPKIRFYAGVPLRDPEGQALGTLCVIDREPRKLRSAELQALIDLADIASEEVSKK